A genomic stretch from Astatotilapia calliptera chromosome 4, fAstCal1.2, whole genome shotgun sequence includes:
- the desi1a gene encoding desumoylating isopeptidase 1 yields MDKNPTRYNVQLYIYDLSRGMARSLSPIMLGKQLDGIWHTAIVAYGDEFFFGGEGISSCSPGGTMLGPPDTVVELGETEVSEEIFMDYLSSLGESTYRGDRYRLFEHNCNTFTNEVAQFLTGRPIPSYITDLPSEVLSTPFGQILRPILDSIHIAPPGGNVINGGRNM; encoded by the exons ATGGACAAGAATCCTACGCGATACAATGTACAACTGTATATTTATGATTTGTCCAGAGGAATGGCTCGGAGCCTTAGTCCTATAATGTTGG GAAAGCAGCTGGATGGGATATG GCACACAGCTATAGTGGCATATGGTGATGAGTTCTTCTTTGGAGGGGAGGGGATCTCCAGCTGTTCTCCG gGTGGGACTATGCTGGGGCCTCCTGACACAGTGGTGGAGCTCGGTGAGACTGAAGTCTCTGAGGAGATCTTCATGGATTACCTCTCTTCCCTGGGAGAAAGCACATACAG agGTGACAGGTATCGTCTGTTTGAGCACAACTGCAACACTTTCACCAACGAGGTGGCTCAGTTCCTGACTGGCAGGCCTATCCCGTCCTACATCACCGACCTTCCATCTGAAGTCCTCTCTAC ACCATTTGGACAAATACTGCGGCCCATCCTGGACTCTATTCACATCGCCCCTCCGGGAGGAAACGTCATCAACGGGGGACGAAACATGTAA